CACATGCCGACGCCATGTCACCAGCCGGCGCCGGTGAATCGAAACGCCTCGGCCAGTCCGTTCCGTTCGTTCACTTTGTCAATCACAAAACAGGCGCTGTACAGGGCGCTGGAGGACAAGGTTCGGCGGATGTTCAACTCACGGGTCACCCTGACCGTGTCGCGGCTGCCGACGATGAGAATCTCGGCGAGACGGCCGGAAACCCCGCGTCGCACGGGAACGATGTCGCGCAGATCGCCGATCTCAACCCCGGTTTTTTCCACGATCCACTTTTGCAGATCCTGGCGCGTGGCGGTGGTCTGCCAGCGGAAATATTTTTCCGCATATTGGGCGAAAGAGGGACGACCGGCTGATTGGATATTGCAATTCACTTTGGGGTTGGATGTAACCCATAAACGGACGTTCTCCTCTCTGGTCAGATCCAGAGCGGTGCGACTGATGCCGGACTCGATGGAATCAAACTCGCCGCGCAGATAGGGTTGACCATCCCCCTCCCACACCTCAGCCGCATCCTCGGTGTGCCCGCCGCACACCGCCGAATAGGTGGCGGTGCAAAGCTGATCGCCGTAGGTCAAAACCATCCCGCGCGTGGAGGCCACCGCCGATGAAGCGTTTTCGTTCTGCTGGTTCAAGCCGACATAGACCTGGCAGTGCACTTCGTCGCAGACATCATAATCCGCTCCGCGATGAAAGCGGTAAAAATTGTTCATAAAGAGCGTGCGCGAAACGATCGCCTGCGCCTTGAGCGCTTCGGCGGGAAAATTAGAGGGCATTTCGCCGGCAACCACGCCGCGCAGATAGGCCTCCAGATTGACCACGTTGATCACATTGAGACGTCCGGCGTTGTCCACCGCCAGTTCCAGTTCGCCGGCGTAGCTGCGGCTCTCTGTGTGCTCCCAGTGATAGCCGGCTCCCACCTGCACGTTTTTCAACGCCACGCCGCTGCCCAACAGACGCAGGCGGTCATGCACCGAATACTCTTTGCCGCTGGGCGACAGGAGTTTGATCACCCCGCCGCCCGGCCGTACCCACTCCTCCACGACGCGTGCGTTGGCCAAAACCGATGAGGTCTTGAAGTAGAGATCCGCGCTCATCTGCGTATCGAACGTTTTATCCAGCAACACGCGATAATAGCGACGATCCACCAGAGTTTTGTTGTCGATGCGCAGCACTTCGCCGAACGGTTTGATCTCCACCGGTACGTCGCGGGCCTTCATCCGCTGAGCGGTCTCTTTAGCGCGCGCCTCAGAGGCCGATTCAAACAATAGGATGCGGTAATGCTTTTGTCCCGGAGTGACCTCCGCCACCGCTGCACTCCATAAACCGGGCTCATTGAGCTGCAGATTTTCCTTTGCCACCGAAGCCTGAACTCGGAACGGGCCCTGGGGTTCAAAATAGATCTTTTCCTGGCCCTCTAAAATCCCCACCCGAATGATGGGATCACTCACCGGTGGTTCATAACGGACACGGGCACAGGAAAGGAACGCCGCCAGTGCAAAAAGAGGGACGATCCACAGGAGATTAGGCAATCCTTTCTTCATAGCCACCCTTCCTTTATATCAACCGCAACAGCCTCTGAGTCTTCCAAGGTCAAGCGTTATGGGGCGTCGAGAACCAGCCATCCGTCACACAGCCCGATCCCTCACCCCTGCTGATACCCCATCTCCCGCAGCAGGCTGTCTCTTTTCCGCCACTTTTCCCGTACCGCCACCCACAGTTCCAGAAACACCGGCCGTTGCAGAAACGCTTCGATCTCTTTGCGGCTGCTTTCTCCGATCTTGCGCAAGCTCTGTCCATTTTTGCCGATGATGATGGCTTTTTGTGTATCCCGCTCCACCACGATGCGTGCGCGAATCAGGTCTTTGCGGCCCGGCTGCTCGTGAAACTCGTCGATCACCACCGCAGTGGAATAGGGGATCTCGTCGTGATAGTTGAGGAATATTTTTTCGCGGATGATCTCAGCGACGAAAAACCGTTCCGGATGTTCGGTCAGATCCTCAGGAGAATAAAGAGGCTCTCC
This genomic stretch from bacterium harbors:
- a CDS encoding SpoIID/LytB domain-containing protein, with the translated sequence MKKGLPNLLWIVPLFALAAFLSCARVRYEPPVSDPIIRVGILEGQEKIYFEPQGPFRVQASVAKENLQLNEPGLWSAAVAEVTPGQKHYRILLFESASEARAKETAQRMKARDVPVEIKPFGEVLRIDNKTLVDRRYYRVLLDKTFDTQMSADLYFKTSSVLANARVVEEWVRPGGGVIKLLSPSGKEYSVHDRLRLLGSGVALKNVQVGAGYHWEHTESRSYAGELELAVDNAGRLNVINVVNLEAYLRGVVAGEMPSNFPAEALKAQAIVSRTLFMNNFYRFHRGADYDVCDEVHCQVYVGLNQQNENASSAVASTRGMVLTYGDQLCTATYSAVCGGHTEDAAEVWEGDGQPYLRGEFDSIESGISRTALDLTREENVRLWVTSNPKVNCNIQSAGRPSFAQYAEKYFRWQTTATRQDLQKWIVEKTGVEIGDLRDIVPVRRGVSGRLAEILIVGSRDTVRVTRELNIRRTLSSSALYSACFVIDKVNERNGLAEAFRFTGAGW